One Saccharopolyspora erythraea NRRL 2338 genomic region harbors:
- a CDS encoding helix-turn-helix transcriptional regulator, with the protein MDRHELAQFLRNRRESLRPAEVGLPAGTGRRRTPGLRREEVAWRAGVSANYYERLEQARAPRPSPQVVAALARALRLGDDESAHLARLAGQTPPSRERPAAEVPEGVRMLLDRVGAVPAYVLNARHDVLAWNAMAAELITDFAALPAAEQNLLRLSVRFGEQWCRGSGDGFLRQAAADLRQAAVRYPSDTGIAELVRDCSAVSAEFAASWHAHDVRGPQTLRKRINHPELGALDLDCQTLHVPGTDQRLVTFSAEPGSVDHDKLLRLQLRALRNT; encoded by the coding sequence GTGGACAGGCACGAGCTCGCGCAGTTCCTGCGCAACCGCCGCGAGTCGCTGCGGCCCGCCGAGGTCGGGCTGCCAGCGGGGACCGGCCGCCGCCGCACCCCGGGACTCCGGCGGGAGGAGGTCGCCTGGCGGGCCGGGGTGTCGGCGAACTACTACGAACGCCTGGAGCAGGCCCGCGCGCCGCGGCCGTCTCCGCAGGTCGTGGCCGCGCTGGCGCGGGCGCTGCGGCTCGGCGACGACGAGAGCGCGCACCTCGCGCGGCTGGCGGGCCAGACCCCGCCGTCGCGCGAGCGGCCCGCCGCCGAGGTGCCCGAAGGCGTCCGCATGCTGCTGGACCGGGTCGGCGCGGTCCCGGCCTACGTGCTCAACGCCAGGCACGACGTGCTCGCCTGGAACGCGATGGCCGCCGAGCTGATCACCGACTTCGCCGCGCTGCCGGCGGCCGAGCAGAACCTGCTGCGACTGTCGGTCCGCTTCGGTGAGCAGTGGTGCCGGGGCAGCGGGGACGGCTTCCTGCGGCAGGCCGCTGCGGACCTGAGGCAGGCCGCGGTGCGCTATCCGTCCGACACCGGGATCGCCGAACTGGTCAGGGACTGTTCGGCGGTTAGTGCGGAGTTCGCGGCGAGCTGGCACGCGCACGACGTGCGTGGGCCGCAAACGCTGCGCAAGCGCATCAACCACCCGGAACTGGGCGCGCTGGACCTGGACTGCCAGACGCTGCACGTCCCGGGCACCGACCAGCGCCTGGTGACCTTCAGCGCCGAACCCGGCAGCGTCGACCACGACAAATTGCTGCGCCTGCAACTGCGCGCGCTGCGGAACACGTGA
- a CDS encoding nuclear transport factor 2 family protein produces the protein MPTKIFDEALRLLLDKDMRAFTELFAADCVLEFPFADAGSPTRLDGREALWEYLRDYPDRMDIREFPAVEVHRTLDPDTITAEFTAHGRTVSTGGAYEMRYIAVITVRNGLITEYRDYWSPVMAARAAGELPALVSALREEPSCAS, from the coding sequence TTGCCGACGAAGATTTTCGACGAAGCGCTGCGACTGCTGCTGGACAAGGACATGCGTGCCTTCACGGAGCTGTTCGCCGCCGACTGCGTGCTGGAGTTCCCGTTCGCCGACGCGGGTTCGCCGACGCGGCTGGACGGCAGGGAGGCGTTGTGGGAGTACCTGCGCGACTACCCGGACCGCATGGACATCCGCGAGTTCCCCGCCGTGGAGGTGCACCGCACGCTCGATCCGGACACGATCACCGCGGAGTTCACCGCGCACGGCCGCACCGTCAGCACCGGCGGCGCGTACGAGATGCGCTACATCGCCGTGATCACCGTGCGGAACGGGCTGATCACCGAATACCGCGACTACTGGAGCCCCGTGATGGCCGCGCGGGCCGCAGGCGAGCTGCCCGCGCTGGTGTCGGCACTGAGGGAGGAGCCGTCGTGCGCATCCTGA
- a CDS encoding oxidoreductase — protein MRILITGGTGNTGRPLAAALRARGADIRVASRNPGNAADHVRFDWADPATHGPALEGVEVAYLVPPPATLEPMPLVEPFLAAASGVRRVVLLGSLAVLPGAPGIVELERAVQRMPESSILRPSGFMQNFLGAHPVATGIRERGEIVSASGPGRLGWIDAEDIAAVAAEVLTGPDPAPEHVLTGPESLSYADAAAVITEVTGRPVRHTEVSVAERARIFGEVMPQPFARALAAIDAEIRAGTEDRTTSAVEDLTGRPPRSFRDFVAAHMA, from the coding sequence GTGCGCATCCTGATCACAGGTGGGACCGGCAACACCGGCCGCCCGCTGGCGGCGGCGCTGCGCGCGCGGGGCGCGGACATCAGGGTCGCGAGCAGGAATCCGGGGAACGCCGCCGACCACGTGCGGTTCGACTGGGCGGATCCGGCCACGCACGGCCCTGCGCTCGAAGGCGTCGAGGTCGCCTACCTGGTGCCGCCGCCGGCCACGCTCGAACCGATGCCGCTGGTCGAGCCGTTCCTGGCGGCTGCTTCCGGGGTTCGCCGGGTGGTGCTGCTCGGGTCGCTGGCGGTGCTGCCCGGCGCCCCGGGCATCGTCGAGCTGGAGCGGGCGGTCCAGCGGATGCCGGAGTCGTCGATCCTGCGGCCGTCGGGGTTCATGCAGAACTTCCTGGGTGCGCACCCGGTGGCGACCGGCATCCGCGAACGCGGCGAGATCGTCAGCGCGAGCGGCCCGGGCAGGCTCGGCTGGATCGACGCCGAGGACATCGCGGCGGTGGCCGCCGAGGTGCTCACCGGCCCGGACCCGGCGCCCGAGCACGTCCTGACCGGGCCGGAGTCCCTGAGCTACGCCGACGCCGCGGCGGTCATCACCGAGGTCACCGGCCGTCCGGTCCGCCACACCGAGGTCAGCGTGGCCGAGCGCGCCCGGATCTTCGGCGAGGTCATGCCGCAACCGTTCGCGCGGGCACTGGCCGCCATCGACGCCGAAATCCGGGCGGGCACGGAGGACCGCACGACATCGGCCGTCGAAGACCTCACGGGACGTCCACCGCGCTCGTTCCGCGACTTCGTCGCGGCGCACATGGCGTGA